One Halobaculum sp. CBA1158 DNA segment encodes these proteins:
- a CDS encoding helix-turn-helix domain-containing protein, whose protein sequence is MPISIDHFDEGPADILDLQEGTQPYRIIQFLAENSEQAFTQTEIHEATDIKRGSVGAALSRLEDRGLVRHRGRYWAIAADDRLASYAAQVNASSASTTDDYYGDEE, encoded by the coding sequence ATGCCAATTAGCATCGACCACTTCGACGAGGGGCCCGCGGATATTCTCGACCTCCAGGAGGGGACGCAACCGTATCGTATCATCCAATTCCTCGCCGAGAACAGCGAACAGGCGTTCACGCAGACGGAAATTCACGAAGCGACAGACATCAAGCGCGGGAGCGTTGGAGCTGCGCTGTCGCGCTTGGAGGACCGCGGCCTCGTCCGCCACCGCGGGCGGTACTGGGCCATCGCAGCGGATGACCGCCTCGCATCGTACGCGGCGCAGGTGAACGCCAGCTCTGCCTCGACGACGGACGACTACTACGGGGATGAGGAATGA
- a CDS encoding MBL fold metallo-hydrolase → MRVTLLGTGDTTGTPTVGCDCDTCEAARERGIERSRFSVHVENDRTGESLLIDFSPDFRQQFLTHDVPLPDAGVVSHVHFDHLDGLGNVYRLVDDLPVYAASEVDPVTGESVADTVRSKYDYLDRVTVEDASPFDPVRMCGLDVTLVPVDHPPLVCYGLSVEDPETGAKLSLSGDTSYDVSGDSRAALADPDLLLADGIVPARFCEYHPMGGTDEGPDGTPYTFGTKHMTREGALAFADDLNAETTRLVHLAHYYPPEEAFAEPLAVDGETYDL, encoded by the coding sequence ATGCGCGTCACCCTCCTCGGCACGGGCGACACCACGGGAACTCCGACCGTCGGCTGCGACTGCGACACCTGTGAGGCCGCCCGCGAGCGCGGGATCGAGCGCTCCCGATTCTCCGTCCACGTCGAGAACGACCGCACCGGCGAGAGCCTCCTGATCGACTTCTCGCCGGACTTTCGCCAGCAGTTTCTCACCCACGACGTTCCGCTGCCGGACGCCGGGGTCGTCTCGCACGTCCACTTCGACCACCTCGACGGCCTCGGCAACGTCTACCGCCTGGTCGACGACCTCCCCGTGTACGCCGCGAGCGAGGTCGACCCCGTCACCGGCGAGTCGGTCGCCGACACGGTCCGCTCGAAGTACGACTACCTCGACCGCGTCACCGTCGAGGACGCCTCCCCGTTCGATCCGGTCCGCATGTGCGGCCTCGATGTGACGCTCGTCCCGGTCGATCACCCGCCGCTCGTCTGTTACGGGCTCTCGGTCGAGGACCCCGAGACGGGCGCGAAGCTATCGCTGTCGGGCGACACGAGCTACGACGTGTCCGGCGACTCGCGGGCGGCGCTCGCGGACCCGGACCTCCTGCTGGCCGACGGCATCGTCCCCGCGCGCTTCTGTGAGTACCACCCGATGGGCGGCACGGACGAGGGGCCCGACGGCACGCCGTACACCTTCGGCACGAAGCACATGACTCGGGAGGGCGCGCTCGCGTTCGCCGACGACCTGAACGCGGAGACGACGCGGCTGGTCCACCTCGCGCACTACTACCCGCCCGAGGAGGCGTTCGCCGAGCCGCTGGCCGTCGACGGCGAGACGTACGATCTGTAG
- a CDS encoding CARDB domain-containing protein, with product MNVRSTPAATVAVAALLAASVLVPFVGVAGAVPDARVAVTDATVSPATPTAGAPITVEATVRLSAGSDSPADLDRLAVVDADGETVGEATGLGSLSPGETLTVPVSVTLDEVGEHDLTVVAEFSDDDDETATARRPLSLVVERGGPLVELDASEAVAGADSTVGVTVSNPTTAALRDLVVTVESPSDGERTRRTVATLAAGASQQLNFSVRPDEAGERPFRVAVEYTTAAGTRAETAHERAVVVDARSTDVGVRVDPAGDGGDGAGGGVGAAGLAGVIGGGGGGGALQPSGGGDGGSEDGTAVDVTVTNFGNAAVERVVLVPRGDNGTVVESIGRVAVADALAPGEAATATVDLSDVETAGTIRFVAEFVAAGERGEAAVGYDVRPERGAVDLTGMNVSVGEGGRVTLEGNLGNVGDGEVSGVVVGVADGEFARAAYPQRDYFVGSVGASEFAPFRVTARVDVANASTVPVAVSYTTGDDRIREVIEVPLPTGAGDASDAGSTAAIGGFGAVGGGLLVVGVAVPAAVAVLARRYR from the coding sequence TTGAACGTCCGTTCGACCCCGGCGGCGACGGTGGCCGTCGCCGCCCTCCTCGCGGCCTCGGTGCTCGTCCCGTTCGTCGGCGTCGCCGGCGCGGTCCCCGACGCCCGCGTCGCGGTGACCGACGCGACCGTCTCGCCCGCCACGCCGACCGCCGGCGCGCCGATCACCGTCGAGGCGACCGTGCGACTCTCGGCAGGCAGCGACTCCCCGGCCGACCTCGACCGTCTCGCCGTCGTCGACGCCGACGGTGAGACGGTGGGCGAGGCGACCGGACTCGGATCCCTGTCGCCCGGCGAGACGCTGACGGTGCCCGTGAGCGTCACCCTCGACGAGGTCGGCGAGCACGACCTGACCGTCGTCGCCGAGTTCTCCGACGACGACGACGAGACGGCGACGGCGCGGAGGCCGCTCTCGCTGGTCGTCGAGCGGGGCGGGCCGCTGGTCGAACTCGACGCGTCCGAGGCCGTCGCCGGCGCGGACTCGACCGTCGGCGTCACCGTCTCGAACCCGACGACTGCAGCGTTGCGCGACCTGGTCGTGACCGTCGAGAGCCCGAGCGACGGCGAGCGGACCCGCCGGACCGTCGCGACGCTCGCGGCCGGGGCGAGCCAGCAGCTCAACTTCTCCGTGCGGCCCGACGAGGCCGGCGAGCGACCGTTCCGCGTCGCCGTCGAGTACACGACCGCCGCGGGGACGCGCGCGGAGACGGCCCACGAGCGCGCCGTCGTCGTCGACGCCCGGTCGACCGACGTGGGCGTCCGGGTCGACCCCGCCGGCGACGGCGGCGACGGCGCGGGCGGCGGCGTCGGCGCGGCCGGGCTCGCTGGCGTCATCGGCGGGGGCGGCGGAGGCGGTGCGCTCCAGCCGTCCGGCGGCGGCGACGGCGGGTCCGAGGACGGCACGGCCGTCGACGTGACGGTGACGAACTTCGGCAACGCCGCCGTCGAGCGCGTCGTGCTCGTGCCCCGCGGCGACAACGGTACCGTCGTCGAGTCGATCGGCCGCGTCGCCGTCGCCGACGCGCTCGCGCCGGGAGAGGCCGCGACGGCCACGGTCGACCTCTCGGACGTCGAGACCGCCGGAACGATCCGGTTCGTCGCCGAGTTCGTCGCCGCCGGAGAGCGGGGCGAGGCGGCCGTCGGCTACGACGTGCGTCCCGAGCGCGGGGCCGTCGACCTGACCGGTATGAACGTCAGCGTCGGGGAGGGCGGTCGAGTCACCCTGGAGGGCAACCTCGGTAACGTCGGCGACGGCGAGGTCTCGGGCGTCGTCGTCGGCGTCGCAGACGGGGAGTTCGCCCGGGCCGCCTACCCGCAGCGCGACTACTTCGTCGGCTCGGTCGGCGCGAGCGAGTTCGCCCCCTTCCGGGTGACCGCACGGGTTGACGTCGCGAACGCGTCGACCGTGCCGGTCGCCGTGTCGTACACGACCGGCGACGACCGGATCCGCGAGGTGATCGAGGTACCGCTGCCGACGGGCGCGGGCGACGCGAGCGACGCCGGATCGACGGCCGCGATCGGCGGCTTCGGGGCCGTCGGCGGCGGACTCCTCGTCGTCGGCGTCGCCGTGCCCGCGGCCGTCGCCGTGCTCGCGCGCCGGTACCGATGA
- a CDS encoding ABC transporter ATP-binding protein codes for MRLVDVVKRYEGGGGTVTALSDVEFAVAAGEVVAVVGPSGSGKSTMLNLLGLLDDPTEGRVELHGSPVAGRTARERTDVRRETIGFVFQDFHLVPTLSALENVRLPTAFLPEDRTDRARDLLGRVGLGDRLDHTPDELSGGQKQRVAIARSLINEPDVLLADEPTGNLDRDTGVSVLEEVREIAAGGVGVVAVTHDDLVTDYADRTVRLVDGVLRDA; via the coding sequence CTGCGGCTCGTCGACGTGGTCAAGCGCTACGAGGGCGGCGGCGGCACGGTCACGGCGCTGTCGGACGTCGAGTTCGCGGTCGCGGCCGGCGAGGTCGTCGCCGTCGTGGGCCCCTCCGGCTCGGGGAAGTCGACGATGCTCAACCTGCTCGGACTGCTCGACGACCCGACAGAGGGGCGGGTCGAGCTTCACGGCTCGCCGGTGGCCGGACGGACGGCCCGCGAGCGCACGGACGTGCGCCGGGAGACGATCGGCTTCGTCTTCCAGGACTTCCATCTCGTCCCCACGCTCTCGGCCCTGGAGAACGTCCGCCTGCCGACAGCATTCCTGCCCGAGGACCGCACGGACCGCGCCCGCGACCTGCTCGGCAGGGTCGGCCTCGGGGACCGGCTGGACCACACGCCCGACGAGCTGTCGGGCGGACAGAAACAGCGCGTCGCCATCGCGCGCTCGCTGATCAACGAGCCGGACGTGCTGCTCGCGGACGAGCCGACGGGGAACCTCGACCGCGACACCGGCGTCTCGGTGCTCGAGGAGGTCCGCGAGATCGCCGCCGGCGGCGTCGGCGTCGTCGCCGTCACCCACGACGACCTGGTGACCGACTACGCCGACCGCACCGTCAGGCTCGTCGACGGGGTGCTCCGGGATGCGTGA
- a CDS encoding ABC transporter permease, translating into MRDRLRAGLRRLVGALRRGGARIGGVAGAGATRALEAVPEPVADRARRAAARVGRRFPAASLAVRNLSRQRLRAGLAALGIVIGVFAVVSLGMLGTALQTAATDELGGLGNQVIVSPAPETDAETLNARDLQAIERAAAGRGAVVPLKSAGATVSAGSGRTVAQLYGTTNPGALFGDAPGVPAYHRQGAIVGADVAGALDLRVGSTLTVESNSYRVVAVLPEQASVSPLQADSAVVLPPGEFAADGYSQVVVRADSGGDAEAVAGEVRDRLNARERRVSVFSLTSILSQIREFFALLNGFLLAVAGVSLVVAGVSIFNVMLMTVSERRGEIGVLRAVGIHRDQVLRTLLVEATLLGVVGGAVGVALGTVGVVLVALNTDLPLDAVLVPTNALVAVGAFAFGATVALVGGLYPAYRAAWEPPVESLRG; encoded by the coding sequence ATGCGTGACCGCCTCCGAGCCGGCCTCCGTCGGCTCGTCGGCGCGCTCCGTCGGGGCGGTGCACGGATCGGGGGCGTCGCCGGCGCGGGGGCGACCCGCGCACTCGAGGCCGTCCCCGAGCCGGTCGCCGACCGTGCGCGTCGCGCCGCCGCGCGGGTCGGTCGGCGGTTCCCGGCGGCGTCGCTGGCGGTTCGCAACCTCTCGCGACAGCGCCTCCGCGCGGGGCTGGCGGCGCTGGGGATCGTCATCGGCGTGTTCGCGGTGGTGTCGCTGGGGATGCTCGGAACCGCGCTCCAGACGGCCGCGACCGACGAACTCGGGGGGCTCGGAAATCAGGTGATCGTGAGTCCCGCCCCCGAGACCGACGCCGAGACGCTGAACGCCCGCGACCTGCAGGCGATCGAACGCGCCGCCGCGGGCCGCGGAGCGGTCGTCCCGCTGAAGTCCGCTGGCGCGACCGTCAGCGCCGGGAGCGGACGGACCGTCGCGCAACTGTACGGGACGACGAATCCCGGGGCGTTGTTCGGCGACGCGCCGGGCGTCCCCGCGTACCACCGCCAGGGGGCGATCGTGGGGGCGGACGTCGCCGGCGCGCTCGACCTCCGGGTGGGCTCAACCCTGACGGTCGAGTCGAACAGCTACCGGGTGGTCGCGGTGTTGCCCGAACAGGCGTCCGTCTCCCCGCTGCAGGCGGACTCAGCGGTCGTGTTGCCGCCCGGCGAGTTCGCCGCCGACGGCTACTCGCAGGTGGTCGTGCGCGCCGACTCCGGCGGCGACGCCGAGGCGGTCGCCGGCGAGGTGCGCGACCGGCTGAACGCCCGCGAGCGCCGCGTGTCGGTGTTCTCGCTGACGAGCATCCTCTCGCAGATCCGGGAGTTCTTCGCGCTGCTCAACGGCTTCCTGCTGGCGGTCGCGGGCGTGTCGCTGGTCGTCGCCGGCGTCTCCATCTTCAACGTCATGCTGATGACAGTCTCCGAGCGCCGGGGCGAGATCGGCGTGCTCCGGGCGGTGGGGATCCACCGCGATCAGGTGTTGCGGACGCTGCTGGTGGAGGCGACCCTCCTCGGTGTCGTCGGCGGCGCGGTCGGGGTGGCGCTCGGGACCGTCGGCGTGGTCCTCGTCGCGCTCAACACCGACCTCCCGCTGGATGCTGTGCTCGTCCCGACGAACGCCCTCGTCGCCGTCGGCGCGTTCGCCTTCGGCGCGACCGTCGCGCTCGTCGGCGGGCTCTACCCGGCCTACCGCGCCGCCTGGGAGCCGCCCGTGGAGTCGCTTCGCGGGTAG
- a CDS encoding PQQ-dependent sugar dehydrogenase yields MSNDWSRRRALAVAGGALLAGCSGAPSTDGTADGDDPGDDGPGDGDPDGTPTPEPTPVPEPETEFTPEEWTAPTDAPATEVERTVLVENLEVPWDLSVASNGDVFVTERVGRVSRFAGGDVDAVFTPADAIDAGSVPADQDEQQWWVDGGEGGTLGVAVHPDYPDVEVLYVYYTANAEDGGGGDRVNRVSRFDLSADDPAATEEVVVGSIPANQYHNGGRIAFGPRGYLWITTGDAGEKPMAADPGALPGSVLRVTVNGEGAPDNPEVDGGDPRVFSYGHRNPQGIVWLPDGTPIANEHGPSGRDEVNRLVAGGDYGWPEVRTADEYRGLETDSAVRRPLVNTQKSTWAPTGSLFYTGDGLPSWSNRMVIGGLRSQQVIVATLSPPDAERPPLGDRGRRFDAGWLDDAYTVTAHPRLTDVLGRVRHVEQGVDGELYAITSNRDGRSASDDGFPRSNDDVLVRLEGAR; encoded by the coding sequence ATGTCGAACGACTGGTCCCGGCGGCGGGCGCTCGCGGTCGCGGGGGGAGCGCTGCTCGCCGGCTGCAGCGGCGCGCCCTCCACGGACGGCACCGCCGACGGGGACGATCCCGGCGACGACGGGCCCGGCGACGGTGACCCCGACGGCACGCCGACGCCAGAGCCGACGCCGGTTCCCGAGCCCGAAACGGAGTTCACGCCCGAGGAGTGGACCGCGCCGACCGACGCCCCCGCGACCGAGGTCGAGCGGACCGTACTCGTGGAGAACCTGGAGGTGCCGTGGGACCTGTCGGTCGCGAGCAACGGCGACGTGTTCGTCACCGAGCGGGTCGGCCGCGTCAGCCGCTTCGCCGGCGGCGACGTGGACGCCGTGTTCACGCCCGCCGACGCCATCGACGCCGGCTCCGTGCCGGCCGACCAGGACGAACAGCAGTGGTGGGTCGACGGCGGCGAGGGCGGCACCCTCGGCGTCGCGGTCCACCCCGACTACCCCGACGTGGAGGTGCTGTACGTCTACTACACCGCGAACGCCGAGGACGGCGGCGGAGGCGATCGGGTGAACCGCGTCTCGCGGTTCGACCTCTCGGCCGACGACCCCGCGGCGACCGAGGAGGTCGTCGTCGGGTCGATCCCGGCGAACCAGTACCACAACGGCGGACGGATCGCGTTCGGCCCCCGCGGGTACCTCTGGATCACGACCGGCGACGCCGGCGAGAAGCCGATGGCCGCCGATCCCGGCGCGCTCCCCGGGTCGGTGCTGCGGGTCACCGTGAACGGGGAGGGCGCGCCCGACAACCCCGAGGTCGACGGCGGCGACCCCCGGGTGTTCAGCTACGGCCACCGCAACCCGCAGGGGATCGTCTGGCTGCCCGACGGAACGCCGATCGCCAACGAGCACGGCCCCTCCGGGCGAGACGAGGTGAACCGACTCGTCGCCGGCGGCGACTACGGCTGGCCGGAGGTCCGCACCGCCGATGAGTACCGGGGGCTCGAGACGGACAGCGCCGTGCGCCGCCCGCTGGTCAACACGCAGAAGTCGACGTGGGCACCCACCGGGTCGCTGTTCTACACGGGCGATGGCCTCCCCTCGTGGTCGAACCGGATGGTGATCGGCGGCCTGCGAAGCCAGCAGGTGATCGTCGCGACGCTGTCGCCGCCGGACGCGGAGCGTCCGCCCCTGGGCGATCGGGGGCGGCGCTTCGACGCCGGCTGGCTCGACGACGCCTACACCGTCACCGCCCACCCGCGCTTGACCGACGTGCTCGGCCGGGTCCGCCACGTCGAGCAGGGGGTCGACGGCGAGCTGTACGCGATCACGTCGAACCGGGACGGTCGGTCGGCCAGCGACGACGGCTTCCCGCGCTCGAACGACGACGTCCTCGTCCGGCTGGAGGGGGCACGATGA
- a CDS encoding aryl-sulfate sulfotransferase, producing the protein MSRLPEALAPSTTPLALAAVLALVVAGVAPAVATTGANAGGATGPFAQSDGLNPCVGTVEEEPDASTLVSIQGARGGGKTVAMLVGVGPDGSIHGVHNDTADGRWWSYDVDPLPNGELLMATTEPGISVIERIDPATGETTETIRLENVEDAHDVDYLGDGEFVTVDKGDERNRVVVFDDSGEIVWQWRFDEHTDRFPRDGGGPYGDDWTHVNDVDPIGNDTFLVSVRNFDQVIAVDRDTKEVKWTLGEDDEYDVLNEQHNPDYIEGENGTATVLVADSENDRVAEYARTDDGGWERTWTLSGGGLHEPRDADRLPNGNTLVTDRRGHRVVEVTPRGEVVWEFYTPWQPYDAERVGTDPGSEGPTMRQVGATGDQSMTGSAGYDTARIEECYAHLTGVDRTRLVPDDELWGSGGDLGDADTTTAGDGDGDANGGGNDANGAGDGTADREWTTVPDDASIVDTPGFGVPVALAALVASLAAALTARRRG; encoded by the coding sequence ATGAGTCGGCTCCCGGAGGCGCTCGCCCCCTCGACGACGCCGCTCGCGCTCGCGGCGGTGCTGGCGCTGGTGGTGGCGGGCGTTGCGCCCGCGGTGGCGACGACCGGCGCGAACGCCGGCGGCGCGACCGGGCCGTTCGCGCAGTCGGACGGGCTCAATCCCTGCGTCGGAACCGTCGAGGAGGAGCCCGACGCCTCGACGCTCGTGAGCATCCAGGGCGCGCGCGGCGGGGGGAAGACCGTCGCGATGCTGGTCGGGGTCGGCCCCGACGGCTCGATCCACGGCGTCCACAACGACACCGCCGACGGGCGCTGGTGGTCCTACGACGTGGACCCGCTGCCGAACGGCGAACTGCTGATGGCGACGACCGAGCCCGGCATCTCCGTGATCGAGCGGATCGACCCGGCGACCGGTGAGACCACCGAGACGATCCGCCTGGAAAACGTCGAGGACGCCCACGACGTGGACTACCTCGGCGACGGCGAGTTCGTCACCGTCGACAAGGGCGACGAGCGCAACCGGGTCGTGGTGTTCGACGACTCGGGCGAGATCGTCTGGCAGTGGCGCTTCGACGAGCACACCGACCGCTTCCCGCGCGACGGCGGCGGCCCTTACGGCGACGACTGGACCCACGTGAACGACGTTGACCCGATCGGCAACGACACCTTCCTCGTGTCGGTGCGGAACTTCGATCAGGTGATCGCCGTCGACCGCGACACGAAGGAGGTGAAGTGGACGCTCGGCGAGGACGACGAGTACGACGTGCTGAACGAGCAGCACAACCCCGACTACATCGAGGGCGAGAACGGCACCGCCACCGTGCTCGTCGCCGACTCCGAGAACGACCGCGTCGCCGAGTACGCCCGCACCGACGACGGCGGCTGGGAGCGCACCTGGACGCTCTCGGGCGGCGGCCTCCACGAGCCGCGCGACGCCGACCGACTCCCCAACGGCAACACGCTCGTCACCGACCGCCGGGGCCACCGCGTCGTCGAGGTGACGCCGCGCGGCGAGGTCGTCTGGGAGTTCTACACGCCGTGGCAGCCGTACGACGCCGAGCGCGTCGGCACCGACCCCGGCTCCGAGGGGCCGACGATGCGGCAGGTGGGCGCGACCGGCGACCAGTCGATGACCGGCAGCGCCGGCTACGACACCGCTCGCATCGAGGAGTGTTACGCCCACCTCACCGGCGTCGACCGCACGCGACTCGTCCCCGACGACGAGCTGTGGGGCTCCGGCGGCGACCTGGGCGACGCCGACACGACGACCGCCGGCGACGGCGACGGCGACGCGAACGGCGGCGGCAACGACGCGAACGGCGCAGGCGACGGCACCGCGGACCGCGAGTGGACGACCGTCCCCGACGACGCGTCGATCGTCGACACGCCCGGCTTCGGCGTCCCCGTCGCGCTCGCGGCGCTTGTCGCGTCGCTGGCGGCCGCGCTGACGGCGCGACGGCGCGGGTAG
- a CDS encoding TrmB family transcriptional regulator, with product MNDSTHRQQAVELLQELGLKEYEARSFVALARRREATAKEISDTSEVPRTRVYDAVRVLEAKGLVETQHSNPQVFRAVPIDEAITTLQAEYEQRTESLRDALDELEPPDDEGTEVTHEVWALSGGQGITSRTRQLVDGADREVVIVIGHESVVTPELLERLEAAHDRGVDLLVGAASPELAASIRESLPGIEVFVSGLDWLSGAEGTDDTTEISRLVLTDREAILVSSFTAGPDGRDHELGVFGRGFDNGLVAIVRRLMSTGHGFSGDATRGE from the coding sequence ATGAACGACAGTACACATCGTCAACAGGCGGTCGAACTGCTTCAGGAACTCGGACTCAAGGAGTACGAGGCGCGGTCGTTCGTCGCGCTCGCGCGACGACGGGAGGCGACGGCCAAGGAGATCAGCGACACCTCTGAGGTGCCTCGAACGCGCGTCTACGACGCGGTCCGCGTGCTGGAGGCGAAAGGGCTCGTCGAGACGCAACACTCGAACCCCCAGGTGTTCCGGGCCGTTCCGATCGACGAGGCGATCACGACCCTCCAGGCGGAGTACGAACAGCGGACCGAGTCGCTTCGCGACGCGCTGGACGAGCTCGAACCGCCCGACGACGAGGGGACCGAGGTCACCCACGAGGTGTGGGCGCTGTCGGGCGGGCAGGGCATCACGAGCCGGACGCGACAGCTCGTCGACGGGGCCGATCGGGAGGTCGTCATCGTGATCGGCCACGAGAGCGTCGTCACGCCGGAGCTCCTGGAGCGCCTCGAGGCCGCCCACGACCGCGGCGTCGACCTGCTCGTCGGTGCCGCCTCCCCGGAACTGGCGGCGAGCATCCGCGAGTCGCTCCCCGGGATCGAGGTGTTCGTCTCGGGGCTCGACTGGCTCAGCGGGGCCGAGGGAACCGACGACACGACCGAGATCAGTCGCTTGGTGCTGACCGACCGCGAGGCGATCCTCGTGAGCTCGTTCACCGCCGGCCCGGACGGCCGCGATCACGAACTCGGCGTCTTCGGCCGCGGGTTCGACAACGGCCTGGTCGCGATCGTCCGCCGACTCATGTCGACCGGACACGGCTTCAGCGGGGACGCGACACGGGGCGAGTAG
- a CDS encoding HalOD1 output domain-containing protein, whose protein sequence is MSETAWAGSEDPCVAIVEAVSDATGRSTTELPPLHRSVDIDALGPFVAETGSSCLRVEFDYAGVRVSVDRNGVLATALDRSR, encoded by the coding sequence ATGAGTGAGACCGCGTGGGCGGGAAGCGAGGACCCGTGCGTCGCGATCGTCGAAGCGGTGTCGGACGCCACGGGCCGCTCGACGACGGAGCTCCCCCCGCTGCACCGATCAGTTGACATCGACGCCCTCGGTCCGTTCGTGGCCGAAACGGGCTCGTCGTGCCTCCGAGTCGAGTTCGACTACGCCGGCGTCCGCGTCAGCGTCGATCGGAACGGCGTCCTCGCGACCGCGCTAGATCGGTCCCGCTAA
- a CDS encoding ABC transporter permease, giving the protein MPLRAVVRKDFTDAIRSFSLQFTTLLFVAFAAGLAAIQWIPETQYGGPAVDPSTLALLNSMRQPTVFMIPLIGLVLAYDALAGERTSGTLRLLIGLPNSRLEAVAGKFLGRTAVIAVAIAVGYAVAGGIALATYESFDARVFGLYTLLTIGYGAVYVGIATGFSAAMASRRDAFAGAGGLYALFILGWDVLLLVLQLAIYGEEIPEAGLPDWFKFLGMVNPSTAFMHAVRSVVPEYETLTFYPEGSAAYLQDWVGFVILAGWCVLPLAFGYLRFERADIH; this is encoded by the coding sequence ATGCCCCTCCGAGCGGTCGTTCGAAAGGACTTCACCGACGCGATTCGGTCGTTCTCGCTGCAGTTCACGACGCTTTTGTTCGTCGCGTTCGCGGCCGGACTGGCGGCGATTCAGTGGATCCCGGAGACCCAGTACGGCGGCCCGGCCGTCGACCCGAGCACGCTGGCGCTGTTGAACAGCATGCGTCAGCCGACGGTGTTCATGATCCCGCTGATCGGGCTGGTCCTCGCGTACGACGCGCTCGCCGGCGAGCGGACCAGCGGGACCCTCAGGCTGCTTATCGGACTGCCGAACTCGCGGCTGGAGGCCGTCGCCGGGAAGTTCCTCGGACGGACGGCGGTGATCGCCGTCGCGATCGCGGTCGGCTACGCCGTCGCCGGGGGGATCGCGCTGGCGACGTACGAGTCGTTCGACGCCCGCGTGTTCGGGCTGTACACCCTCCTCACGATCGGCTACGGCGCGGTGTACGTCGGGATCGCGACCGGGTTCTCGGCGGCGATGGCGTCGCGCCGCGACGCGTTCGCCGGCGCGGGCGGCCTGTACGCGCTGTTCATCCTCGGGTGGGACGTGCTGCTGTTGGTGCTCCAGCTCGCGATCTACGGCGAGGAGATCCCGGAGGCGGGGCTCCCCGACTGGTTCAAGTTCCTCGGGATGGTCAACCCCTCGACGGCGTTCATGCACGCCGTGCGGAGCGTCGTTCCCGAGTACGAGACGCTCACGTTCTACCCCGAGGGGAGCGCCGCGTACCTCCAGGACTGGGTCGGGTTCGTGATCCTCGCCGGCTGGTGTGTGCTCCCGCTCGCGTTCGGCTACCTGCGGTTCGAGCGCGCCGATATTCACTGA
- a CDS encoding DUF5787 family protein: MEFAFELALCSHLERATDWVLARQLGGAVAAPGSRVVDVVGLVPGPGFDDRARITDRAIPGPAIESDAGVAAAVPVLDAIDARPDRARAVADAAVDRGFLAEERRGGKRCVRKTTRYPDDWFGDLIAIENKPDLGRPGDLRRQLRVDASLALFDRVVLATESHVTGAHLNRLPDAVGVWRFRPETGEREVIREADPLAVDDPGVELLAEHPGRADVALVSAAEKARKRRRIAERAYGKGWRTYDFPGCGNCEATADGRPRCAHFDRVVDPASDCGESCPGWTPGDAGDDVGEADATGDAVDAGDAGDAVDPAALRDERTPWVRDPPGVARRQAGLDRFG; the protein is encoded by the coding sequence ATGGAGTTCGCGTTCGAGTTGGCGCTGTGTTCCCACCTCGAACGGGCGACCGACTGGGTGCTCGCGCGCCAACTCGGCGGGGCCGTCGCCGCGCCGGGGAGCCGCGTCGTCGACGTGGTGGGGCTGGTTCCCGGACCCGGATTCGACGACCGCGCCCGGATCACCGACCGCGCGATCCCCGGGCCGGCGATCGAGAGCGACGCGGGCGTCGCCGCGGCCGTCCCCGTCCTCGATGCGATCGACGCCCGCCCGGACCGCGCCCGCGCCGTCGCCGACGCCGCCGTCGACCGCGGCTTCCTCGCCGAGGAGCGCCGCGGCGGGAAGCGGTGCGTCCGGAAGACGACTCGCTACCCGGACGACTGGTTCGGCGACCTGATCGCGATCGAGAACAAGCCCGACCTCGGCCGCCCGGGCGACCTCCGGCGACAGCTCCGCGTCGACGCCAGCCTCGCGCTGTTCGACCGAGTCGTCCTCGCGACCGAGAGCCACGTCACCGGCGCGCACCTGAACCGCCTCCCCGACGCCGTCGGTGTCTGGCGGTTCCGCCCCGAGACGGGCGAGCGAGAGGTGATCCGGGAGGCCGACCCGCTCGCGGTCGACGACCCCGGCGTGGAACTGCTCGCCGAGCACCCCGGCCGCGCGGACGTGGCGCTCGTGAGCGCCGCCGAGAAGGCGCGCAAGCGGCGGCGGATCGCCGAGCGCGCCTACGGCAAGGGCTGGCGCACCTACGACTTCCCGGGGTGTGGGAACTGCGAGGCGACCGCCGACGGCCGCCCCCGGTGCGCCCACTTCGACCGCGTCGTCGACCCCGCGAGCGACTGCGGGGAGTCGTGTCCGGGCTGGACTCCCGGAGATGCGGGCGACGATGTCGGGGAGGCTGACGCAACTGGCGACGCCGTCGACGCAGGCGACGCAGGCGACGCCGTCGACCCCGCGGCCCTGCGCGACGAGCGGACGCCGTGGGTGCGCGACCCCCCGGGCGTGGCGCGACGGCAGGCCGGACTGGACCGGTTCGGGTAG